In one window of Escherichia coli DSM 30083 = JCM 1649 = ATCC 11775 DNA:
- the mtr gene encoding tryptophan permease, whose product MATLTTTQTSPSLLGGVVIIGGTIIGAGMFSLPVVMSGAWFFWSMAALIFTWFCMLHSGLMILEANLNYRIGSSFDTITKDLLGKGWNVVNGISIAFVLYILTYAYISASGSILHHTFAEMSLNVPARAAGFGFALLVAFVVWLSTKAVSRMTAIVLGAKVITFFLTFGSLLGHVQPATLFNVAESNASYAPYLLMTLPFCLASFGYHGNVPSLMKYYGKDPKTIVKCLVYGTLMALALYTIWLLATMGNIPRPEFIGIAEKGGNIDVLVQALSGVLNSRSLDLLLVVFSNFAVASSFLGVTLGLFDYLADLFGFDDSAMGRLKTALLTFAPPVVGGLLFPNGFLYAIGYAGLAATIWAAIVPALLARASRKRFGSPKFRVWGGKPMIMLILVFGVGNALVHILSSFNVLPVYQ is encoded by the coding sequence ATGGCAACACTAACCACCACCCAAACGTCACCGTCGCTGCTTGGCGGCGTGGTGATTATCGGCGGCACCATTATTGGCGCAGGGATGTTTTCTCTGCCTGTGGTCATGTCCGGGGCGTGGTTCTTCTGGTCAATGGCGGCGCTGATCTTTACCTGGTTCTGTATGCTGCATTCCGGCTTGATGATTCTGGAAGCTAACCTGAATTATCGAATCGGTTCTAGCTTTGACACCATCACCAAAGATTTGCTGGGCAAAGGCTGGAACGTAGTCAACGGCATTTCCATTGCCTTTGTGCTCTATATCCTGACTTACGCCTATATTTCTGCCAGCGGTTCGATTCTGCATCACACCTTCGCGGAGATGTCGCTGAACGTCCCTGCACGGGCAGCTGGATTTGGTTTTGCACTGCTGGTAGCGTTCGTGGTGTGGTTGAGTACGAAAGCTGTCAGCCGGATGACAGCAATTGTGCTGGGGGCGAAAGTCATTACTTTCTTCCTCACCTTCGGCAGCCTGCTGGGGCATGTGCAGCCTGCGACATTGTTCAACGTCGCCGAAAGCAATGCGTCTTATGCGCCGTATCTGCTGATGACACTGCCATTCTGTCTGGCATCGTTTGGTTATCACGGTAACGTACCGAGCCTGATGAAGTATTACGGCAAAGATCCGAAAACCATCGTGAAATGCCTGGTGTACGGTACGCTGATGGCGCTGGCGCTGTATACCATCTGGTTGCTGGCGACGATGGGTAACATCCCGCGTCCGGAGTTTATCGGTATCGCCGAGAAGGGCGGTAATATTGATGTGCTGGTACAGGCGTTAAGCGGCGTACTGAACAGCCGTAGTCTGGATCTTCTACTGGTCGTGTTCTCAAACTTTGCGGTAGCGAGTTCGTTCCTTGGCGTAACGCTGGGTTTGTTTGACTATCTGGCAGATCTGTTTGGTTTTGACGACTCGGCTATGGGCCGTTTGAAAACAGCGTTGCTGACCTTTGCCCCGCCTGTTGTGGGTGGTCTGCTGTTTCCTAACGGATTCCTGTACGCCATTGGTTATGCTGGCTTAGCGGCTACCATCTGGGCGGCAATTGTTCCGGCGCTGTTGGCCCGCGCATCGCGTAAACGCTTTGGTAGCCCGAAATTCCGTGTATGGGGCGGCAAGCCGATGATTATGCTGATTCTGGTATTTGGCGTTGGCAACGCACTGGTCCATATCTTATCGAGCTTTAATGTGCTGCCGGTGTATCAGTAA
- the rpsO gene encoding 30S ribosomal protein S15, with amino-acid sequence MSLSTEATAKIVSEFGRDANDTGSTEVQVALLTAQINHLQGHFAEHKKDHHSRRGLLRMVSQRRKLLDYLKRKDVARYTQLIERLGLRR; translated from the coding sequence ATGTCTCTAAGTACTGAAGCAACAGCTAAAATCGTTTCTGAGTTTGGTCGTGACGCAAACGACACCGGTTCTACCGAAGTTCAGGTAGCACTGCTGACTGCACAGATCAACCACCTGCAGGGCCACTTTGCAGAGCACAAAAAAGATCACCACAGCCGTCGTGGTCTGCTGCGCATGGTTTCTCAGCGTCGTAAACTGCTCGACTACCTGAAACGTAAAGACGTAGCACGTTACACCCAGCTCATCGAGCGCCTGGGTCTGCGTCGCTAA
- the pnp gene encoding polyribonucleotide nucleotidyltransferase, with product MLNPIVRKFQYGQHTVTLETGMMARQATAAVMVSMDDTAVFVTVVGQKKAKPGQDFFPLTVNYQERTYAAGRIPGSFFRREGRPSEGETLIARLIDRPIRPLFPEGFVNEVQVIATVVSVNPQVNPDIVAMIGASAALSLSGIPFNGPIGAARVGYINDQYVLNPTQDELKESKLDLVVAGTEAAVLMVESEAELLSEDQMLGAVVFGHEQQQVVIQNINELVKEAGKPRWDWQPEPVNEALNARVAALAEARLSDAYRITDKQERYAQVDVIKSETIATLLAEDETLDENELGEILHAIEKNVVRSRVLAGEPRIDGREKDMIRGLDVRTGVLPRTHGSALFTRGETQALVTATLGTARDAQVLDELMGERTDTFLFHYNFPPYSVGETGMVGSPKRREIGHGRLAKRGVLAVMPDMDKFPYTVRVVSEITESNGSSSMASVCGASLALMDAGVPIKAAVAGIAMGLVKEGDNYVVLSDILGDEDHLGDMDFKVAGSRDGISALQMDIKIEGITKEIMQVALNQAKGARLHILGVMEQAINAPRGDISEFAPRIHTIKINPDKIKDVIGKGGSVIRALTEETGTTIEIEDDGTVKIAATDGEKAKHAIRRIEEITAEIEVGRVYNGKVTRIVDFGAFVAIGGGKEGLVHISQIADKRVEKVTDYLQMGQEVPVKVLEVDRQGRIRLSIKEATEQSQPAAAPEAPAAEQGE from the coding sequence TTGCTTAATCCGATCGTTCGTAAATTCCAGTACGGCCAACACACCGTGACTCTGGAAACCGGCATGATGGCTCGTCAGGCTACTGCCGCTGTTATGGTTAGCATGGATGACACCGCGGTATTTGTTACCGTTGTTGGTCAGAAAAAAGCCAAACCAGGTCAGGACTTCTTCCCGCTGACCGTTAACTATCAGGAGCGTACCTACGCTGCTGGTCGTATCCCGGGTAGCTTCTTCCGTCGTGAAGGCCGCCCAAGCGAAGGCGAAACCCTGATCGCGCGTCTGATTGACCGCCCGATTCGCCCGCTGTTCCCGGAAGGCTTCGTCAACGAAGTTCAGGTTATCGCCACCGTGGTTTCTGTTAACCCGCAAGTTAACCCGGATATCGTCGCGATGATTGGTGCTTCCGCAGCACTGTCTCTGTCTGGTATTCCGTTCAATGGTCCGATTGGTGCTGCCCGCGTAGGTTACATCAATGACCAGTACGTACTGAACCCGACTCAGGACGAGTTGAAAGAGAGCAAACTGGATCTGGTTGTTGCGGGTACTGAAGCCGCTGTACTGATGGTTGAATCTGAAGCTGAACTGCTGAGCGAAGACCAGATGCTGGGCGCAGTAGTCTTCGGTCATGAACAACAGCAGGTTGTTATTCAGAACATCAATGAACTGGTGAAAGAAGCCGGTAAACCGCGTTGGGATTGGCAGCCGGAGCCGGTAAACGAAGCGCTGAACGCGCGCGTTGCTGCGCTGGCTGAAGCTCGTCTGAGCGATGCTTACCGCATCACCGACAAACAAGAGCGTTATGCGCAGGTTGATGTCATCAAATCTGAAACCATCGCGACACTGCTTGCTGAAGACGAAACCCTGGACGAAAACGAACTGGGTGAAATTCTGCACGCTATCGAGAAAAATGTTGTTCGTAGCCGCGTACTGGCAGGCGAACCGCGTATCGACGGTCGTGAAAAAGATATGATCCGTGGTCTGGATGTGCGTACTGGTGTGCTGCCGCGTACTCACGGTTCTGCGCTGTTCACCCGTGGTGAAACGCAGGCGCTGGTTACCGCAACGCTGGGTACTGCTCGTGACGCGCAGGTTCTTGATGAACTGATGGGCGAACGTACCGATACCTTCCTGTTCCACTACAACTTCCCTCCGTACTCCGTAGGCGAAACCGGCATGGTCGGTTCTCCGAAGCGTCGTGAAATTGGTCACGGTCGTCTGGCGAAGCGCGGCGTGCTGGCAGTAATGCCGGATATGGACAAATTCCCGTACACCGTACGTGTTGTGTCTGAAATTACCGAATCCAACGGTTCCTCTTCTATGGCTTCCGTGTGCGGCGCGTCTCTGGCGCTGATGGACGCAGGTGTGCCAATCAAAGCTGCCGTTGCGGGTATCGCAATGGGTCTGGTGAAAGAAGGCGACAACTACGTTGTACTGTCTGACATTTTGGGCGACGAAGATCACCTGGGCGATATGGACTTCAAAGTTGCGGGTTCCCGTGACGGTATCTCTGCATTGCAGATGGATATCAAAATTGAAGGTATCACCAAAGAGATCATGCAGGTTGCACTGAACCAGGCTAAAGGTGCGCGTCTGCATATCCTGGGGGTAATGGAACAGGCGATCAACGCGCCGCGTGGCGATATCTCTGAGTTCGCACCGCGTATCCATACCATCAAGATCAACCCGGACAAGATCAAAGATGTTATCGGTAAAGGCGGTTCTGTAATCCGTGCTCTGACCGAAGAAACCGGCACCACCATCGAAATTGAAGATGACGGTACTGTGAAGATTGCAGCGACCGACGGCGAGAAAGCGAAACACGCGATTCGTCGTATCGAAGAGATCACTGCAGAAATCGAAGTGGGCCGCGTCTACAATGGTAAAGTGACCCGTATCGTTGACTTTGGCGCATTTGTTGCCATTGGTGGCGGTAAAGAAGGTCTGGTCCACATCTCTCAAATCGCTGATAAACGCGTTGAGAAAGTGACCGATTACCTGCAGATGGGTCAGGAAGTACCGGTGAAAGTGCTGGAAGTTGATCGCCAGGGCCGTATCCGTCTGAGCATTAAAGAAGCGACTGAGCAGTCTCAACCTGCTGCAGCACCGGAAGCTCCGGCTGCTGAACAGGGCGAGTAA
- the truB gene encoding tRNA pseudouridine(55) synthase TruB — MSRPRRRGRDINGVLLLDKPQGMSSNDALQKVKRIYNANRAGHTGALDPLATGMLPICLGEATKFSQYLLDSDKRYRVIARLGQRTDTSDADGQIVEERPVTFSAEQLAAALDTFRGDIEQIPSMYSALKYQGKKLYEYARQGIEVPREARPITVYELLFIRHEGNELELEIHCSKGTYIRTIIDDLGEKLGCGAHVIYLRRLAVSKYPVERMVTLEHLRELVEQAEQQDIPAAELLDPLLMPMDSPASDYPVVNLPLTSSVYFKNGNPVRTSGAPLEGLVRVTEGENGKFIGMGEIDDEGRVAPRRLVVEYPA, encoded by the coding sequence ATGAGTCGTCCTCGTCGTCGCGGTCGCGACATTAACGGCGTTTTGTTGCTGGATAAACCGCAGGGGATGTCCAGCAACGATGCGCTGCAAAAAGTGAAACGGATTTATAACGCCAACCGTGCCGGGCATACCGGTGCGCTGGACCCGCTGGCGACCGGCATGTTGCCAATTTGCCTCGGGGAAGCGACGAAGTTTTCCCAGTATCTGCTGGACTCCGACAAACGCTATCGGGTCATTGCGCGTCTTGGACAGCGTACCGATACTTCTGATGCCGACGGACAAATCGTTGAAGAACGTCCGGTAACCTTTAGTGCAGAGCAACTGGCGGCGGCGCTGGATACCTTCCGTGGCGATATCGAACAGATCCCTTCGATGTATTCAGCACTGAAATATCAGGGCAAAAAACTGTACGAATACGCGCGTCAGGGCATTGAAGTTCCGCGTGAAGCGCGCCCGATTACCGTTTATGAATTGCTGTTTATTCGCCATGAAGGCAATGAGCTGGAGCTGGAAATTCACTGCTCAAAAGGCACTTATATCCGCACTATCATTGACGATCTCGGCGAAAAACTCGGTTGTGGCGCGCATGTTATTTACTTGCGTCGTCTGGCGGTAAGTAAATATCCGGTTGAACGGATGGTGACCCTGGAACATCTGCGTGAACTGGTTGAGCAAGCCGAACAGCAGGATATTCCGGCTGCGGAGTTACTTGATCCATTACTGATGCCAATGGACAGTCCAGCTTCGGACTACCCAGTGGTGAATCTTCCGTTAACGTCTTCTGTTTACTTCAAAAATGGTAACCCAGTTCGTACATCCGGTGCGCCGCTGGAAGGACTGGTTCGCGTTACAGAGGGTGAGAACGGCAAGTTTATCGGTATGGGCGAAATTGACGATGAAGGCCGCGTTGCGCCTCGTCGCCTGGTGGTTGAATACCCGGCGTAA
- the deaD gene encoding ATP-dependent RNA helicase DeaD yields MAEFETTFADLGLKAPILEALNDLGYEKPSPIQAECIPHLLNGRDVLGMAQTGSGKTAAFSLPLLQNLDPELKAPQILVLAPTRELAVQVAEAMTDFSKHMRGVNVVALYGGQRYDVQLRALRQGPQIVVGTPGRLLDHLKRGTLDLSKLSGLVLDEADEMLRMGFIEDVETIMAQIPEGHQTALFSATMPEAIRRITRRFMKEPQEVRIQSSVTTRPDISQSYWTVWGMRKNEALVRFLEAEDFDAAIIFVRTKNATLEVAEALERNGYNSAALNGDMNQALREQTLERLKDGRLDILIATDVAARGLDVERISLVVNYDIPMDSESYVHRIGRTGRAGRAGRALLFVENRERRLLRNIERTMKLTIPEVELPNAELLGKRRLEKFAAKVQQQLESSDLDQYRALLSKIQPTAEGEELDLETLAAALLKMAQGERTLIVPPDAPMRPKREFRDRDDRGPRDRNDRGPRGDREDRPRRERRDVGDMQLYRIEVGRDDGVEVRHIVGAIANEGDISSRYIGNIKLFASHSTIELPKGMPGEVLQHFTRTRILNKPMNMQLLGDAQPHTGGERRGGGRGFGGERREGGRNFSGERREGGRGDGRRFSGERREGRAPRRDDSTGRRRFGGDA; encoded by the coding sequence ATGGCTGAATTCGAAACCACTTTTGCAGATCTGGGCCTGAAGGCTCCTATCCTTGAAGCCCTTAACGATCTGGGTTACGAAAAACCATCTCCAATTCAGGCAGAGTGTATTCCACATCTGCTGAATGGCCGCGACGTTCTGGGTATGGCCCAGACGGGGAGCGGAAAAACTGCAGCATTCTCTTTACCTCTGCTGCAGAATCTTGATCCTGAGCTGAAAGCACCACAGATTCTGGTGTTGGCACCGACCCGCGAACTGGCGGTACAGGTTGCTGAGGCAATGACGGATTTCTCTAAACACATGCGCGGCGTAAACGTGGTTGCCCTGTACGGCGGCCAGCGTTATGACGTGCAATTACGCGCCCTGCGTCAGGGGCCGCAGATTGTTGTCGGTACTCCGGGCCGTCTGCTGGACCACCTGAAACGTGGCACTCTGGACCTCTCTAAATTGAGCGGTCTGGTTCTGGATGAAGCTGACGAAATGCTGCGCATGGGCTTCATCGAAGACGTTGAAACCATTATGGCGCAGATCCCGGAAGGTCATCAGACCGCTCTGTTCTCTGCAACCATGCCGGAAGCGATTCGTCGCATTACCCGCCGCTTTATGAAAGAGCCGCAGGAAGTGCGCATTCAGTCCAGCGTGACTACCCGTCCTGACATCAGCCAGAGCTACTGGACTGTCTGGGGTATGCGTAAAAACGAAGCACTGGTACGTTTCCTGGAAGCGGAAGATTTTGATGCGGCGATTATCTTCGTTCGTACCAAAAACGCGACTCTGGAAGTGGCAGAAGCTCTTGAGCGTAACGGCTACAACAGCGCCGCGCTGAACGGTGACATGAACCAGGCGCTGCGTGAGCAGACACTGGAACGCCTGAAAGATGGTCGTCTGGACATCCTGATTGCGACCGACGTTGCAGCCCGTGGCCTGGACGTTGAGCGTATCAGCCTGGTGGTTAACTACGATATCCCGATGGATTCTGAGTCTTACGTTCACCGTATCGGTCGTACCGGTCGTGCAGGTCGTGCTGGTCGTGCACTGCTGTTCGTTGAGAACCGTGAGCGTCGTCTGCTGCGCAACATCGAACGCACCATGAAGCTGACCATTCCGGAAGTAGAACTGCCGAACGCAGAACTGCTGGGCAAACGTCGTCTGGAAAAATTTGCCGCTAAAGTACAGCAGCAGCTGGAAAGCAGCGATCTGGATCAATACCGTGCACTGCTGAGCAAAATTCAGCCGACTGCCGAAGGTGAAGAGCTGGATCTCGAAACTCTGGCAGCCGCACTACTGAAAATGGCACAGGGTGAACGTACTCTGATTGTTCCGCCAGATGCGCCGATGCGTCCGAAACGTGAATTCCGTGACCGTGATGACCGTGGTCCGCGCGATCGTAACGACCGTGGCCCGCGTGGCGACCGTGAAGATCGTCCGCGTCGTGAACGTCGTGATGTTGGCGATATGCAGCTGTACCGTATTGAAGTGGGCCGCGATGATGGTGTTGAAGTTCGTCATATCGTTGGCGCGATTGCTAACGAAGGTGACATCAGCAGCCGTTACATCGGTAACATCAAGCTGTTTGCTTCTCACTCCACCATCGAACTGCCGAAAGGTATGCCGGGTGAAGTGCTGCAACACTTTACGCGTACTCGCATTCTCAACAAGCCGATGAACATGCAGTTGCTGGGCGATGCACAGCCGCATACTGGTGGTGAGCGTCGTGGCGGTGGTCGTGGTTTCGGTGGCGAACGTCGTGAAGGCGGTCGTAACTTCAGCGGTGAACGCCGTGAAGGGGGTCGTGGTGATGGGCGTCGTTTTAGCGGCGAACGTCGTGAAGGCCGCGCACCGCGTCGTGATGACTCTACCGGTCGTCGTCGTTTCGGTGGTGATGCGTAA
- the yrbN gene encoding protein YrbN, with product MKIADQFHDELCRLAAINFEAHVLHG from the coding sequence ATGAAAATTGCTGATCAATTTCATGATGAGTTATGTAGACTGGCCGCCATTAATTTTGAGGCACACGTACTACATGGCTGA
- the infB gene encoding translation initiation factor IF-2 encodes MTDVTIKTLAAERQTSVERLVQQFADAGIRKSADDSVSAQEKQTLIDHLNQKNSGPDKLTLQRKTRSTLNIPGTGGKSKSVQIEVRKKRTFVKRDPQEAERLAAEEQAQREAEEQARREAEESAKREAQQKAEREAAEQAKREAAEQAKREAAEKDKVSNQQDDMTKNAQAEKARREQEAAELKRKAEEEARRKLEEEARRVAEEARRMAEENKWTDNAEPTEDSSDYHVTTSQHARQAEDESDREVEGGRGRGRNAKAARPKKGNKHAESKADREEARAAVRGGKGGKRKGSSLQQGFQKPAQAVNRDVVIGETITVGELANKMAVKGSQVIKAMMKLGAMATINQVIDQETAQLVAEEMGHKVILRRENELEEAVMSDRDTGAAAEPRAPVVTIMGHVDHGKTSLLDYIRSTKVASGEAGGITQHIGAYHVETENGMITFLDTPGHAAFTSMRARGAQATDIVVLVVAADDGVMPQTIEAIQHAKAAGVPVVVAVNKIDKPEADPDRVKNELSQYGILPEEWGGESQFVHVSAKAGTGIDELLDAILLQAEVLELKAVRKGMASGAVIESFLDKGRGPVATVLVREGTLHKGDIVLCGFEYGRVRAMRNELGQEVLEAGPSIPVEILGLSGVPAAGDEVTVVRDEKKAREVALYRQGKFREVKLARQQKSKLENMFANMTEGEVHEVNIVLKADVQGSVEAISDSLLKLSTDEVKVKIIGSGVGGITETDATLAAASNAILVGFNVRADASARKVIEAESLDLRYYSVIYNLIDEVKAAMSGMLSPELKQQIIGLAEVRDVFKSPKFGAIAGCMVTEGVVKRHNPIRVLRDNVVIYEGELESLRRFKDDVNEVRNGMECGIGVKNYNDVRTGDVIEVFEIIEIQRTIA; translated from the coding sequence ATGACAGATGTAACGATTAAAACGCTGGCTGCAGAGCGACAGACCTCCGTGGAACGCCTGGTACAGCAATTTGCTGATGCAGGTATCCGGAAGTCTGCTGACGACTCTGTGTCTGCACAAGAGAAACAGACTTTGATTGACCACCTGAATCAGAAAAATTCAGGCCCGGACAAATTGACGCTGCAACGTAAAACACGCAGCACCCTTAACATTCCTGGTACCGGTGGAAAAAGCAAATCGGTACAAATCGAAGTCCGCAAGAAACGCACCTTTGTGAAACGCGATCCGCAAGAGGCTGAGCGCCTTGCAGCGGAAGAGCAAGCGCAGCGTGAAGCGGAAGAGCAAGCCCGTCGTGAGGCAGAAGAATCGGCTAAACGCGAGGCGCAACAAAAAGCTGAACGTGAGGCCGCAGAACAAGCTAAGCGTGAAGCTGCTGAACAAGCGAAACGTGAAGCTGCGGAAAAAGACAAAGTGAGCAATCAACAAGACGATATGACTAAAAACGCCCAGGCTGAAAAAGCCCGCCGTGAGCAGGAAGCTGCAGAGCTCAAGCGTAAAGCCGAAGAAGAAGCGCGTCGTAAACTCGAAGAAGAAGCACGTCGCGTTGCTGAAGAAGCACGTCGTATGGCGGAAGAAAACAAATGGACTGATAACGCGGAACCGACTGAAGATTCCAGCGATTATCACGTCACTACTTCTCAACATGCTCGCCAGGCAGAAGACGAAAGCGATCGTGAAGTCGAAGGCGGCCGTGGCCGTGGTCGTAACGCGAAAGCAGCGCGTCCGAAGAAAGGCAACAAACACGCTGAATCAAAAGCTGATCGTGAAGAAGCTCGCGCAGCAGTACGTGGCGGTAAGGGCGGAAAACGTAAAGGTTCTTCGCTGCAGCAAGGCTTCCAGAAGCCAGCTCAGGCCGTTAACCGTGACGTTGTGATCGGCGAAACCATCACCGTTGGCGAACTGGCGAACAAGATGGCGGTTAAAGGCTCTCAGGTCATCAAAGCGATGATGAAACTGGGCGCAATGGCAACCATCAACCAGGTTATCGATCAGGAAACCGCACAGCTGGTTGCTGAAGAGATGGGCCACAAAGTTATCCTGCGTCGTGAAAACGAGCTGGAAGAGGCGGTAATGAGCGACCGTGACACGGGTGCTGCGGCTGAACCGCGCGCGCCGGTTGTGACCATCATGGGTCACGTTGACCACGGTAAAACCTCTCTGCTGGACTACATTCGTTCAACGAAAGTGGCCTCTGGCGAAGCGGGCGGCATTACCCAGCACATTGGTGCATACCACGTTGAAACTGAAAACGGCATGATCACCTTCCTGGACACCCCGGGGCACGCCGCGTTTACTTCAATGCGTGCACGTGGTGCGCAGGCAACGGACATCGTAGTCCTGGTTGTTGCTGCAGACGACGGTGTAATGCCGCAGACCATCGAAGCTATCCAGCACGCGAAAGCGGCGGGTGTTCCGGTGGTGGTTGCTGTGAACAAAATCGATAAACCAGAAGCCGATCCGGATCGCGTTAAGAACGAACTCTCCCAGTACGGCATCCTGCCAGAAGAGTGGGGCGGCGAAAGCCAGTTCGTACACGTATCTGCAAAAGCGGGTACCGGTATTGATGAACTGCTGGATGCTATCCTGCTGCAGGCGGAAGTTCTGGAGCTGAAAGCGGTACGTAAAGGTATGGCGAGCGGTGCGGTTATCGAATCCTTCCTCGATAAAGGTCGTGGTCCGGTTGCTACCGTTCTGGTACGTGAAGGTACTCTGCACAAGGGCGATATCGTTCTGTGTGGCTTCGAATACGGTCGTGTTCGTGCAATGCGTAACGAACTGGGTCAGGAAGTGCTGGAAGCGGGTCCGTCCATTCCGGTGGAAATCCTTGGCCTGTCCGGCGTACCGGCTGCGGGTGATGAAGTTACCGTTGTACGTGACGAGAAGAAAGCGCGTGAAGTTGCACTCTATCGTCAGGGTAAATTCCGCGAAGTTAAACTGGCGCGTCAGCAGAAATCTAAACTCGAGAACATGTTCGCCAACATGACCGAAGGCGAAGTTCACGAAGTGAATATTGTCCTGAAGGCAGACGTACAGGGTTCTGTGGAAGCAATTTCCGACTCCTTGCTGAAACTGTCTACTGACGAAGTTAAAGTGAAGATCATCGGTTCTGGCGTAGGTGGTATCACCGAAACCGACGCTACCCTGGCTGCGGCGTCCAACGCCATCCTGGTTGGCTTCAACGTACGTGCTGATGCCTCTGCACGTAAAGTGATTGAAGCGGAAAGCCTGGATCTGCGTTACTACTCCGTCATCTATAACCTGATCGACGAAGTGAAAGCGGCGATGAGCGGTATGCTGTCTCCGGAACTGAAACAGCAGATTATCGGTCTGGCGGAAGTTCGTGACGTGTTCAAATCACCGAAATTTGGTGCTATCGCAGGTTGTATGGTTACCGAAGGTGTGGTTAAACGTCACAACCCGATCCGCGTTCTGCGCGACAACGTGGTTATCTACGAAGGCGAGCTGGAGTCCCTGCGACGCTTCAAAGATGACGTTAACGAAGTCCGTAACGGTATGGAATGTGGTATCGGCGTTAAGAACTACAACGATGTCCGCACTGGCGATGTGATCGAAGTATTCGAAATCATCGAGATCCAACGTACTATCGCTTAA
- the nlpI gene encoding lipoprotein NlpI translates to MKPFLRWCFVATALTLAGCSNTSWRKSEVLAVPLQPTLQQEVILARMEQILASRALTDDERAQLLYERGVLYDSLGLRALARNDFSQALAIRPDMPEVFNYLGIYLTQAGNFDAAYEAFDSVLELDPTYNYAHLNRGIALYYGGRDKLAQDDLLAFYQDDPNDPFRSLWLYLAEQKLDEKQAKEVLKQHFEKSDKEQWGWNIVEFYLGNISEQTLMERLKADATDNTSLAEHLSETNFYLGKYYLSLGDLDSATALFKLAVANNVHNFVEHRYALLELSLLGQDQDDLAESDQQ, encoded by the coding sequence ATGAAGCCTTTTTTGCGCTGGTGTTTCGTTGCGACAGCACTTACGCTTGCAGGATGCAGTAATACTTCCTGGCGTAAAAGTGAAGTTCTCGCGGTACCATTGCAACCGACTTTACAGCAGGAAGTGATTCTGGCACGTATGGAACAGATCCTTGCCAGTCGGGCTTTAACCGATGACGAACGCGCACAGCTTTTATATGAGCGCGGAGTGTTGTATGATAGTCTCGGTCTGAGGGCATTAGCGCGTAACGATTTTTCGCAAGCGCTGGCAATCCGACCGGATATGCCTGAAGTATTCAATTACTTAGGCATATATTTAACGCAGGCAGGCAATTTTGATGCTGCCTATGAAGCGTTTGATTCTGTACTTGAGCTTGATCCAACTTACAACTACGCGCACTTGAATCGCGGGATCGCATTATATTACGGCGGTCGTGACAAGTTAGCGCAAGATGATCTGCTGGCGTTTTATCAAGACGATCCCAATGATCCTTTCCGTAGTCTGTGGCTTTATCTCGCCGAGCAGAAGCTCGATGAGAAGCAGGCTAAAGAAGTGTTGAAACAGCACTTCGAAAAATCGGATAAGGAACAGTGGGGATGGAACATTGTCGAGTTCTACCTGGGCAACATTAGCGAACAAACGTTAATGGAAAGGCTCAAGGCGGACGCAACGGATAACACCTCGCTCGCTGAGCATCTCAGTGAAACCAACTTCTATTTAGGTAAGTACTACCTAAGTCTGGGGGATTTGGACAGCGCCACGGCACTGTTCAAACTGGCGGTTGCCAACAACGTTCATAACTTTGTTGAGCACCGATACGCATTGTTGGAATTATCGCTCCTGGGCCAGGACCAAGATGACCTGGCAGAATCGGACCAGCAATAG
- the rbfA gene encoding 30S ribosome-binding factor RbfA: MAKEFGRPQRVAQEMQKEIALILQREIKDPRLGMMTTVSGVEMSRDLAYAKVYVTFLNDKDEDAVKAGIKALQEASGFIRSLLGKAMRLRIVPELTFFYDNSLVEGMRMSNLVTSVVKHDEERRVNPDDSKED, from the coding sequence ATGGCGAAAGAATTTGGTCGCCCGCAGCGCGTAGCGCAGGAAATGCAAAAAGAGATCGCTCTCATCCTGCAGCGTGAAATTAAAGATCCTCGTCTGGGCATGATGACCACCGTTTCCGGTGTCGAAATGTCTCGCGACCTGGCGTATGCCAAAGTATATGTGACGTTCCTCAACGACAAAGATGAAGACGCGGTTAAAGCGGGCATCAAAGCGTTGCAGGAAGCTTCTGGTTTCATCCGCAGCCTGCTGGGGAAAGCGATGCGCCTGCGTATCGTGCCGGAACTGACCTTCTTCTACGACAACTCTCTGGTTGAAGGGATGCGCATGTCAAACCTGGTGACCAGCGTGGTCAAACATGACGAAGAACGTCGTGTTAACCCGGACGACAGCAAGGAGGACTAA